The following are from one region of the Silene latifolia isolate original U9 population chromosome 9, ASM4854445v1, whole genome shotgun sequence genome:
- the LOC141600867 gene encoding uncharacterized protein LOC141600867: MAPTRNVDNAILQALTQILQNQQDIQQNLQNQPRPSPPPQFPEGERPGSYTWVASQLTQNKTQTYGGEVDPVALTEWFRELEKSFALYDVREEDKVKLASHFLVKEADRWWTMTSPTSTLEPGFGWDRFKDLVEARPFVPTSPPSYPNKKRFVPSGQANQGARVLSPSNDKNPKGRMCYHCKKPLHPGIRCFDKQIMCFSCNKPGHKANECPEKKTTTTPAVLERPRGRIFVMSRAEAEAHPDIVTGTFLIFDVPCLVLFDTGASLSFISMKFSDKLPLEPSLGDSTSISLPSGDIFSCSYFYSDVPISIAGSIFPANLLRFPLEEFDFILGMDWLLTTSNSPSLPPLKDVPVVCEFPDVFPDELPGIPPEKDVEFSIDLVPGTGPIAKAPYREECEDELRDSYIVEDEE, from the exons atggctcctaCAAGAAACgttgataatgcaatcttacaagcTCTTACTCAGATTCTCCAGAACCAGCAAGACATACAACAAAACCTACAAAACCAACCTCGTCCTTCTCCCCCTCCTCAGTTTCCAGAAGGTGAAAGACCCGGTTCTTACACTTGGGTGGCAAGTcaattgactcaaaacaagactcAAACTTATGGTGGTGAAGTAGACCCGGTGGCACTCACCGAATGGTTTCGTGAATTGGAGAAAAGCTTTGCCTTGTATGATGTTCGTGAAGAAGACAAGGTGAAATTGGCTTCTCACTTCCTTGTGAAAGAAGCTGATAGATGGTGGACCATGACTAGTCCTACTTCCACTCTTGAGCCTGGTTTTGGTTGGGATCGCTTTAAGGATCTAGTTGAGGCTAG ACCCTTTGTGCCTACTTCTCCCCCCTCTTATCCTAACAAGAAGAGGTTTGTTCCGAGTGGACAAGCAAATCAAGGTGCTCGTGTTCTATCTCCTAGCAACGACAAAAATCCTAAGGGTCGTATGTgctatcattgtaagaagcctttGCATCCCGGAATTCGTTGCTTTGATAAGCAAATTATGTGTTTCTCTTGCAACAAGCCTGGACACAAGGCTAATGAGTGTCCTGAGAAGAAGACTACTACTACTCCTGCTGTTCTTGAGAGGCCGAGAGGTCGCATCTTTGTGATGAGCCGTGCTGAGGCTGAGGCACACCCAGACATAGTCACTGGTACGTTCTTAATATTTGATGTcccttgtttggttttatttgataccggtgcTTCTTTGTCATTTATATCAATGAAATTCTCCGATAAATTACCTCTTGAACCTTCACTTGGAGATAGTACATCAATATCTTTACCCTCCGGCGACatcttctcttgttcttatttttattcggATGTCCCTATATCTATAGCGGGATCTATTTTCCCGGCTAATCTCCTTCGATTTCCACTTGAGGAGTTTGATtttattttgggcatggattggttat TGACTACTTCTAATTCTCCTTCTCTTCCTCCATTGAAGGATGTCCCCGTTGTTTGTGAATTTCCGGATGTATTTCCCGATGAATTACCCGGGATTCCTCCTGAAAAAGATGTTGAATTTTCTATTGACCTAGTTCCCGGAACCggtcctattgctaaagctccttatc gtgaagaatgtGAAGATGAGTTAAGAGACTCATATAtcgttgaagatgaagagtaa
- the LOC141602594 gene encoding acetyl-coenzyme A synthetase, chloroplastic/glyoxysomal-like, translating to MKRGNTKWKEGRDIWWQDVVPKYPSSCAVEWVDAEDPLFLLYTSGSTGKPKGVVHTTGGYMVYTATTFKYAFDYKPSDVYW from the exons ATGAAAAGAGGAAATACCAAATGGAAGGAAGGGCGAGATATCTGGTGGCAG GATGTAGTTCCAAAGTACCCTAGTTCTTGTGCTGTTGAATGGGTTGATGCCGAAGATCCGTTGTTCCTGCTTTACACTAGTGGAAGCACCGGAAAACCTAAG GGTGTCGTGCATACAACAGGAGGATACATGGTTTACACCGCAACGACATTCAAGTATGCATTTGATTACAAGCCTTCAGATGTCTACTGGTAA